In Oreochromis aureus strain Israel breed Guangdong linkage group 20, ZZ_aureus, whole genome shotgun sequence, the following are encoded in one genomic region:
- the rh50 gene encoding rh50-like protein isoform X1, protein MKKQSTSLRVRLPVFVFITEVIIVALYAAFVTYDEEADAKFQTNQTNPMHNAVYRDYPFFTDIHFMIFVGFGCLLAFFRFYGFGGMVFNFLTATFAIQWAILVQGYFQFSHDGKIHLGVINLINAEFACAVVLISYGAVLGKTSPLQILVMALLEVPVFAVTEWVVLTYLKINDAGGSILIHLFACYFGLGVTFVLYRPSLNEGHAKENTSYHSDILCLMGTLFLWVFWPSFNSALVLKGDDQHRAILHTFIGLSASTLTAFALSAMLNKNGKLTMADIQNVTLAGGVTVGASVDMMISPAAAYALGVIGCIACMLGYKYLSPILARRFRIQDQCGIHNLHGLTGLISCTAGICAILTASEEVYGPSFYEIFAHRAPVEGDPKLQELRMVIPGLKAGLGRTAQKQALFQVAAIFSTIGLSALGGILTGFVVRLPYFASPSDDFCFDDEPFFEVPPDYDSPVRLKHSNTNSVEDSTV, encoded by the coding sequence ATGAAGAAACAATCGACCAGTCTTCGAGTGCGGTtacctgtgtttgtgttcatcacAGAGGTGATTATTGTTGCCTTGTATGCAGCATTTGTTACGTATGATGAAGAGGCTGATGCCAAATTTCAGACTAATCAGACCAACCCTATGCACAATGCAGTGTACAGGGACTACCCTTTCTTTACAGACATACACTTCATGATATTCGTGGGTTTTGGGTGCCTGCTGGCATTTTTCCGATTCTATGGTTTTGGGGGGATGGTTTTCAACTTCCTTACAGCTACTTTTGCCATCCAGTGGGCCATTCTGGTGCAGGGCTACTTCCAGTTCAGCCATGATGGTAAGATCCACCTCGGAGTGATCAATCTCATAAATGCAGAGTTTGCCTGTGCTGTGGTGCTGATATCGTATGGGGCAGTGCTGGGGAAGACCAGTCCTTTGCAGATACTGGTCatggctctgctggaggttccGGTGTTTGCCGTCACAGAATGGGTTGTGCTTACGTATCTGAAGATCAATGATGCAGGAGGCTCCATTCTCATCCATCTCTTTGCCTGCTATTTTGGCTTGGGTGTCACTTTTGTGCTGTACAGGCCTAGTCTAAATGAAGGCCACGCAAAGGAGAACACAAGTTACCATTCTGACATCCTGTGTCTAATGGGGACCTTGTTCCTCTGGGTGTTCTGGCCCTCCTTTAACTCAGCTTTAGTCCTGAAAGGAGACGATCAGCACAGGGCTATCCTCCACACTTTCATTGGACTAAGTGCCTCTACACTTACAGCCTTTGCACTCTCTGCTATGCTGAATAAAAATGGCAAGCTTACCATGGCTGATATTCAGAACGTGACCCTGGCTGGAGGTGTGACAGTCGGGGCATCTGTTGATATGATGATATCGCCTGCAGCTGCATACGCTCTGGGTGTAATAGGGTGTATTGCATGCATGCTGGGCTACAAGTATTTGAGCCCCATCTTGGCTCGACGCTTCAGGATCCAAGATCAGTGTGGCATTCACAACTTGCATGGACTAACCGGACTTATATCCTGCACTGCAGGGATATGTGCCATACTGACAGCTAGTGAGGAGGTTTACGGCCCCAGTTTCTATGAGATCTTTGCCCACAGAGCACCAGTGGAAGGGGACCCCAAGCTGCAAGAGCTACGGATGGTGATTCCTGGTTTAAAGGCAGGTTTAGGGAGGACTGCCCAAAAACAGGCTCTCTTCCAGGTTGCAGCTATATTCTCCACCATAGGACTGTCAGCGCTGGGAGGCATACTCACCGGCTTTGTCGTGAGGCTGCCATATTTTGCATCTCCGTCTGACGATTTCTGTTTTGATGACGAGCCATTTTTTGAAGTTCCTCCGGACTATGATTCACCAGTCAGACttaaacacagcaacacaaatAGTGTAGAAGACTCTACTGTGTGA
- the rh50 gene encoding rh50-like protein isoform X2: MIFVGFGCLLAFFRFYGFGGMVFNFLTATFAIQWAILVQGYFQFSHDGKIHLGVINLINAEFACAVVLISYGAVLGKTSPLQILVMALLEVPVFAVTEWVVLTYLKINDAGGSILIHLFACYFGLGVTFVLYRPSLNEGHAKENTSYHSDILCLMGTLFLWVFWPSFNSALVLKGDDQHRAILHTFIGLSASTLTAFALSAMLNKNGKLTMADIQNVTLAGGVTVGASVDMMISPAAAYALGVIGCIACMLGYKYLSPILARRFRIQDQCGIHNLHGLTGLISCTAGICAILTASEEVYGPSFYEIFAHRAPVEGDPKLQELRMVIPGLKAGLGRTAQKQALFQVAAIFSTIGLSALGGILTGFVVRLPYFASPSDDFCFDDEPFFEVPPDYDSPVRLKHSNTNSVEDSTV; the protein is encoded by the coding sequence ATGATATTCGTGGGTTTTGGGTGCCTGCTGGCATTTTTCCGATTCTATGGTTTTGGGGGGATGGTTTTCAACTTCCTTACAGCTACTTTTGCCATCCAGTGGGCCATTCTGGTGCAGGGCTACTTCCAGTTCAGCCATGATGGTAAGATCCACCTCGGAGTGATCAATCTCATAAATGCAGAGTTTGCCTGTGCTGTGGTGCTGATATCGTATGGGGCAGTGCTGGGGAAGACCAGTCCTTTGCAGATACTGGTCatggctctgctggaggttccGGTGTTTGCCGTCACAGAATGGGTTGTGCTTACGTATCTGAAGATCAATGATGCAGGAGGCTCCATTCTCATCCATCTCTTTGCCTGCTATTTTGGCTTGGGTGTCACTTTTGTGCTGTACAGGCCTAGTCTAAATGAAGGCCACGCAAAGGAGAACACAAGTTACCATTCTGACATCCTGTGTCTAATGGGGACCTTGTTCCTCTGGGTGTTCTGGCCCTCCTTTAACTCAGCTTTAGTCCTGAAAGGAGACGATCAGCACAGGGCTATCCTCCACACTTTCATTGGACTAAGTGCCTCTACACTTACAGCCTTTGCACTCTCTGCTATGCTGAATAAAAATGGCAAGCTTACCATGGCTGATATTCAGAACGTGACCCTGGCTGGAGGTGTGACAGTCGGGGCATCTGTTGATATGATGATATCGCCTGCAGCTGCATACGCTCTGGGTGTAATAGGGTGTATTGCATGCATGCTGGGCTACAAGTATTTGAGCCCCATCTTGGCTCGACGCTTCAGGATCCAAGATCAGTGTGGCATTCACAACTTGCATGGACTAACCGGACTTATATCCTGCACTGCAGGGATATGTGCCATACTGACAGCTAGTGAGGAGGTTTACGGCCCCAGTTTCTATGAGATCTTTGCCCACAGAGCACCAGTGGAAGGGGACCCCAAGCTGCAAGAGCTACGGATGGTGATTCCTGGTTTAAAGGCAGGTTTAGGGAGGACTGCCCAAAAACAGGCTCTCTTCCAGGTTGCAGCTATATTCTCCACCATAGGACTGTCAGCGCTGGGAGGCATACTCACCGGCTTTGTCGTGAGGCTGCCATATTTTGCATCTCCGTCTGACGATTTCTGTTTTGATGACGAGCCATTTTTTGAAGTTCCTCCGGACTATGATTCACCAGTCAGACttaaacacagcaacacaaatAGTGTAGAAGACTCTACTGTGTGA